Sequence from the Coriobacteriia bacterium genome:
CACGACCTCGTCGCGGCCCGACCTGGGGGTGACGTGAACGGCGATCCGCATCGTGCCCCGGACCTAGTCGATCTCCTCGATGTCGACGTCCTCGTCGCGCTCTCCGAACCCGAACTCCGCCACATCGAACTCCATGGTGGCGTCGGGCTCAAGATCAGGCGTGCCGAGATCGCCGAGGTGCAGGCTCGCAACCACGGCAGGAGTCGCCGACGGGGGCTCTGCGACAGGCGCCGCCGCAGGTGCTGCCGCAGGCGGTGCCCCCGGCTGCTCCGCCACCTGGTCGAAGAGCGGCTCGGCGGGCACGTCAAGCGGCTCGGCCGGAGCGAAGCTGGCGACAGGCTCGAAGACGTCGGCGTCGACGACGGTCTCCTGACCGGCCTGACCCATCATCAGCTTGACGTCCTCGGGCACGGTCAACTCGGAGAGCGACCGGAGGTGACGCTCGAGCAGTGCCTTGAAGTTGCCGCGGAATTCCTCTTCGGCCTGCTTGATCCGGCCGAGGTCGGCCGTTGCCTTCTGCTTGCTCGTGAGCGCGTTGTGAATGACCTCCTTGGCCTTCACTTCTGCATCCTTGAGCACGGCATCGGCCTCGCGCTGCGCCTTGTGCATCATCTCGTCCGACGAGCGCTGTGCGGACAGCAGCGTGTTGTGCAGCGTGCGCTCCATGTCCTGGTAGTCGCGCACCTTGGCCTCGAGCGCCTCGTTCTTCTCGGAGAGGTCGATGTTCTCCTTGAACAGGCGTTCGAGCTCATCGGCCACCTGGTCGAGGAACGCGTCGACCTCGGCCTCGTTGTATCCACGCAGCGCGTGGGTGAACTCCTTGTGGTGTATATCGAGCGGCGTGAGCTTCATGAGGGACCCTTCCTCGACCGCATGGACTACTAGGCGATTCTAACCCAACTGGCACTACAGGAGAGACGATAGAAGCCTCTGGATGAGCCGCAAGACGAGGATTGCGACGAGCGGCGAGAAGTCGATCATCCCAAAGAGCGGAACGATTCTTCGGAAAATGCCGACCCACGGCTCAACGACGGTGCCGAGAGCCACGTACGCGTCGTACAGGATCCCCGACGACGGGCGGAACAACGACATCAGCACGTAGACGATGATCAGCATTCCGTAGAAGTCCATGAGTCCCAGAATGATGTCCTTGACGCTCACGAGCCCAGCTCCTTTGCGCGCCGCACGGCAGCCGCGACGGCCGCGTCGACAGTCGGCCGGAAGCCGCCTGCCTCCAGGGCCTCCAGAGCAGCAACCGTCGTGCCGCCGGGGCTCGAGACACCATCGATGAGCTCCTGCGGCTCCATGCCGCTCGCGAGCAGCAGCTCGGCCGTCCCCTTGAACGTCTGGACCGCGAGACGCAG
This genomic interval carries:
- a CDS encoding DivIVA domain-containing protein — encoded protein: MKLTPLDIHHKEFTHALRGYNEAEVDAFLDQVADELERLFKENIDLSEKNEALEAKVRDYQDMERTLHNTLLSAQRSSDEMMHKAQREADAVLKDAEVKAKEVIHNALTSKQKATADLGRIKQAEEEFRGNFKALLERHLRSLSELTVPEDVKLMMGQAGQETVVDADVFEPVASFAPAEPLDVPAEPLFDQVAEQPGAPPAAAPAAAPVAEPPSATPAVVASLHLGDLGTPDLEPDATMEFDVAEFGFGERDEDVDIEEID
- a CDS encoding YggT family protein, which codes for MSVKDIILGLMDFYGMLIIVYVLMSLFRPSSGILYDAYVALGTVVEPWVGIFRRIVPLFGMIDFSPLVAILVLRLIQRLLSSLL